In the Pseudomonas sp. DTU_2021_1001937_2_SI_NGA_ILE_001 genome, one interval contains:
- a CDS encoding GNAT family N-acetyltransferase, which produces MSEALSIQHDQAAHQFVVDVDGYRAYLTYMDLGKQTLDFYRTFVPDALRGRGIAAALTEQALAFAEQGGYSVIASCSYVERYMERHQRRSGTEDVIG; this is translated from the coding sequence ATGAGCGAGGCGTTGTCCATTCAACATGATCAGGCTGCCCACCAGTTCGTCGTCGACGTCGACGGCTATCGCGCCTATCTGACCTATATGGACCTGGGCAAGCAGACCCTTGATTTCTATCGTACCTTCGTGCCCGATGCACTGCGCGGGCGAGGTATCGCAGCGGCGCTTACCGAACAGGCGCTGGCTTTTGCCGAACAAGGCGGTTACAGCGTGATCGCCTCATGTTCATATGTGGAACGCTACATGGAGCGCCACCAGCGCCGCAGTGGCACCGAAGACGTTATCGGATAA
- the oprI gene encoding outer membrane lipoprotei OprI, which translates to MNNVLKFSALALAAVLATGCSSVSKETEARLTATEDAAARAQARADEAYRKADEALAAAQKAQQTADEANERALRMLDKASRK; encoded by the coding sequence ATGAACAACGTTCTGAAATTCTCTGCTCTGGCTCTGGCCGCCGTTCTGGCCACCGGTTGCAGCAGCGTCTCCAAAGAAACCGAAGCTCGCCTGACTGCTACCGAAGACGCAGCAGCTCGCGCTCAGGCTCGTGCTGACGAAGCCTACCGCAAAGCTGACGAAGCTCTGGCTGCCGCTCAGAAAGCTCAGCAGACCGCTGACGAAGCCAACGAGCGTGCTCTGCGCATGCTGGACAAGGCTAGCCGCAAGTAA
- a CDS encoding L,D-transpeptidase family protein, with protein sequence MLSRIPVVARCLSFAALWAASSVQATEYPLPPPGEDVVGQVQVIEAKYEDTFADLGTRYGLGYQEMLDANPGVDAWLPGAGTKIVLPTRFILPPGPREGIVINLAEYRMYYYPKGKNVVYTYALGIGREGWGSPIGSTRVIAKTPNPTWTPPASIRAEHAADGDILPAVVPAGPDNPLGPFKFGLGMSGYLIHGSNKKFGIGMRTSHGCFRMYNNNVLELADMAPVGTPVRIINEPYKFGLSGGKVFLEAHTPLDEQGNPSVVDKHTAVINALLKHDDLASNMRTNWDTVRDVVAAGDGIPTEIAEPMVGQAAVPAGADPQAVFH encoded by the coding sequence ATGTTGTCGCGCATTCCTGTCGTTGCCCGCTGTCTGTCATTCGCCGCCCTGTGGGCCGCCAGTTCCGTGCAGGCCACGGAATATCCATTGCCGCCACCCGGTGAAGACGTCGTCGGCCAGGTGCAGGTCATCGAGGCGAAATACGAAGACACCTTCGCCGACCTGGGTACCCGCTACGGTCTGGGTTACCAGGAAATGCTCGACGCCAACCCCGGGGTCGATGCCTGGCTGCCCGGCGCCGGCACCAAGATCGTGTTGCCGACCCGCTTCATCCTGCCGCCGGGGCCGCGTGAAGGTATCGTCATCAACCTGGCCGAGTACCGGATGTACTACTACCCCAAGGGCAAGAACGTGGTGTACACCTACGCCCTGGGTATCGGTCGCGAGGGCTGGGGCTCGCCGATCGGCAGCACTCGCGTCATCGCCAAGACCCCGAACCCGACCTGGACGCCACCGGCGTCGATCCGCGCCGAGCACGCCGCTGACGGCGACATCCTGCCGGCGGTGGTACCGGCAGGGCCGGACAATCCGTTGGGCCCGTTCAAGTTCGGCCTGGGCATGTCCGGTTACCTGATCCACGGCTCGAACAAGAAGTTCGGCATTGGCATGCGCACCAGCCACGGTTGCTTCCGCATGTACAACAATAACGTGCTGGAGCTGGCCGACATGGCGCCGGTGGGCACCCCCGTGCGCATCATCAACGAGCCCTACAAGTTCGGCCTGAGCGGCGGCAAGGTGTTCCTCGAGGCGCATACGCCGCTGGACGAGCAGGGCAACCCGTCGGTGGTCGACAAGCACACGGCGGTGATCAACGCGCTGCTCAAGCATGATGACCTGGCCAGCAACATGCGCACCAATTGGGATACCGTGCGTGACGTGGTGGCCGCCGGTGACGGCATTCCTACCGAGATCGCCGAGCCTATGGTCGGCCAGGCTGCCGTTCCGGCCGGCGCCGATCCCCAGGCGGTGTTCCACTGA
- a CDS encoding arylesterase — MRAWLLSSALGLLLLSQGAVAGTVLVVGDSISAAFGLDTRQGWVNLLQQRLQQQGFDDKVVNASISGDTSAGGLARLPALLAEHRPELVVLELGGNDGLRGQPPAQLQQNLASMIEQSKKAGAKVLLLGMRIPPNYGPRYTRAFEAVYADLAKEHQLPWVPFFLEGVGGVPQMMQADGIHPATAAQGKLLENVWPALKPLL, encoded by the coding sequence ATGCGTGCGTGGTTATTGAGTAGCGCCTTGGGCCTGTTGCTGCTGTCTCAGGGCGCGGTGGCGGGCACGGTACTGGTCGTCGGCGATAGTATCAGCGCCGCTTTCGGCCTGGATACCCGGCAAGGCTGGGTCAACCTGCTGCAACAGCGCCTGCAGCAGCAGGGTTTCGACGACAAGGTGGTCAACGCGTCGATCAGCGGCGACACCAGCGCCGGAGGCCTGGCGCGGCTGCCGGCGCTGCTTGCAGAGCATCGGCCGGAGCTGGTGGTGCTCGAGCTGGGCGGTAACGATGGGCTGCGTGGGCAGCCTCCGGCGCAATTGCAACAAAACCTTGCATCGATGATCGAGCAGTCGAAAAAGGCCGGTGCCAAGGTCCTGCTGCTGGGCATGAGGATTCCACCCAATTATGGCCCGCGCTACACCCGGGCGTTCGAGGCGGTTTACGCCGACCTGGCCAAGGAGCATCAACTGCCCTGGGTGCCGTTTTTCCTCGAAGGCGTGGGGGGTGTGCCGCAGATGATGCAGGCCGATGGCATCCACCCGGCGACCGCCGCCCAGGGCAAGTTGCTGGAAAATGTCTGGCCGGCCCTGAAACCGCTGCTTTGA
- a CDS encoding ABC transporter ATP-binding protein — protein MSESILSAQSLSKVVPSTEGELTILHELSLELNKGDTLAIVGSSGSGKSTLLGLLAGLDLPSAGSVMLSGRNLSQLDEDERARVRAEHVGFVFQSFQLLDSLNALENVMLPMELEGRQDARERARSLLERVGLGQRLSHTPRQLSGGEQQRVAIARAFAADPDVLFADEPTGNLDSHTGERISDLLFELNKERGTTLVLVTHDERLAHRCRRLIRLAAGRQVAPLEP, from the coding sequence ATGAGTGAAAGCATTCTCAGTGCCCAGAGCCTCAGCAAAGTGGTGCCCAGCACCGAAGGTGAGCTGACTATCCTGCACGAACTCTCCCTTGAACTGAACAAGGGCGACACTTTGGCCATCGTCGGCTCATCCGGTTCCGGAAAATCCACTCTGCTGGGCTTGCTCGCCGGGCTGGACCTGCCCAGTGCCGGCAGCGTCATGCTCTCCGGGCGCAACCTCAGCCAGCTCGACGAAGACGAGCGCGCCAGGGTCCGTGCCGAGCACGTCGGGTTCGTGTTCCAGTCGTTCCAGTTGCTCGACAGCCTCAATGCCCTGGAGAACGTCATGCTGCCCATGGAACTGGAGGGCCGCCAGGACGCCCGTGAGCGCGCACGCAGCCTGCTGGAGCGCGTCGGCCTGGGCCAGCGCCTGAGCCACACGCCCCGCCAGCTCTCCGGCGGCGAACAACAACGTGTGGCCATTGCCCGCGCGTTTGCCGCCGACCCGGATGTTCTGTTCGCCGACGAGCCCACCGGCAACCTCGACAGCCATACCGGCGAGCGCATCAGCGACCTGCTGTTCGAGCTGAACAAGGAACGCGGCACCACCCTGGTGCTGGTCACTCATGATGAGCGGCTGGCGCATCGCTGCCGTCGCCTGATCCGCCTCGCAGCCGGGCGCCAGGTCGCCCCCCTGGAGCCTTGA
- a CDS encoding ABC transporter permease has translation MARMPLPRLFSLAVRQLQRDARAGELRVLFFALLVAVAASTAIGYFGARLNAAMLLRATEFLGADLILDGSSPASAEQREAGQRLGLKHAQIVIFSSVIATDDGIQLSSIKAVDDAYPLRGELKSAPAPYQPDQPGNGPPPGEAWVEARLLPAVNLKVGDTLDVGAKPLKLTRILTYEPDRAGNFYSLTPRVMINLQDLQATGVVQPGSRVTYREMWTGTPQALAAYRQAIEPGLQPHQEIKDARDGSQQIGGALGKAERYLNMASLVAVLLAGVAVAMSAARFAARRFDASALLRCLGLSRGEALQLFGLQLALLGLFASLGGALLGWLAQLGLFALLHNLLPATVPPGGLMPALAGIGTGLVALAGFALPPLAALGRVPPLRVLRRDMLPVPASSWLVYGAAILALGLIMWRLSLDLVLTFALLGGGVVAALLFGALLLAGLNSLRRLLAGAPLAWRLGLGQLLRHPLAAAGQALAFGLILLAMGLIALLRGELLDTWQNQLPKDAPNYFVLNVLPADKNRFAQTLGGLSSHAAPLYPVVPGRLMTINGEPVAQFVTKDSRGENATRRDLNLTWAAALPEGNRITAGQWWSTPDQPPAADQPPGVSVEAKLADSLSIKLDDRLGFNVGGLTRETVVTSLRDVNWDTFQPNFFIIFQPGTLADLPTTYMTSFYLPPQHDRQIVELSRNYPSISILGVEALLAQVRSILDQVTLAVQFVLLFVLAAGVAVLFSGLQATLDERIRQGALLRALGASRYLLVRARRIEFGLLGAASGLLAALGCELVSFVLYRFAFSLQWSPHPWLLVLPLIGAVLVGGAGIYGTRRALNASPLNVLREG, from the coding sequence ATGGCACGCATGCCCCTTCCCCGCCTGTTCAGCCTCGCGGTGCGTCAGCTGCAGCGCGACGCCCGCGCCGGCGAACTGCGCGTGCTGTTCTTCGCCTTGCTGGTCGCCGTGGCGGCCAGCACCGCCATCGGTTATTTCGGCGCGCGCCTGAATGCCGCCATGCTGCTGCGCGCCACCGAGTTCCTCGGTGCCGATCTGATCCTCGACGGCTCCAGCCCGGCCAGCGCCGAGCAGCGCGAAGCCGGGCAGCGCCTGGGCCTGAAGCACGCACAGATCGTGATCTTCTCCAGCGTCATCGCCACCGACGACGGCATCCAGCTGTCGAGCATCAAGGCAGTGGACGATGCCTACCCGCTGCGTGGCGAACTCAAGAGCGCGCCGGCCCCCTACCAGCCTGACCAGCCCGGCAACGGTCCGCCGCCTGGCGAAGCCTGGGTCGAGGCGCGGCTGCTGCCAGCGGTCAATCTCAAGGTCGGTGACACTCTCGACGTCGGCGCCAAACCGCTCAAGCTGACCCGCATCCTGACCTACGAGCCGGACCGCGCCGGCAACTTCTACAGCCTCACGCCACGGGTGATGATCAACCTCCAGGACCTGCAGGCCACTGGCGTGGTGCAGCCCGGCAGCCGGGTGACCTATCGCGAAATGTGGACCGGCACGCCACAGGCCCTGGCAGCCTACCGCCAGGCCATCGAACCGGGCCTGCAACCGCACCAGGAAATCAAGGACGCCCGCGACGGCAGCCAGCAGATCGGCGGTGCACTGGGCAAGGCCGAACGCTACCTGAACATGGCCAGTCTGGTCGCCGTGCTGCTGGCCGGTGTAGCGGTGGCGATGTCGGCGGCCCGCTTCGCCGCGCGGCGCTTCGACGCCAGCGCCCTGCTGCGCTGCCTGGGCCTGTCGCGGGGCGAGGCGCTGCAGCTGTTCGGCCTGCAACTGGCGCTGCTCGGCCTGTTCGCCAGCCTCGGCGGTGCGTTGCTGGGCTGGCTGGCGCAACTGGGGCTATTCGCCTTGCTGCATAACCTGCTGCCCGCCACGGTACCGCCCGGCGGCCTCATGCCCGCCCTGGCCGGCATCGGCACCGGGCTGGTCGCCCTGGCCGGCTTCGCCCTGCCACCACTGGCCGCGCTGGGCCGAGTGCCGCCATTGCGGGTGTTGCGCCGCGACATGCTGCCGGTGCCGGCCAGCTCCTGGCTGGTGTACGGTGCCGCCATCCTGGCCCTGGGCCTGATCATGTGGCGTCTGAGCCTGGACCTGGTGCTGACCTTCGCCCTGCTCGGCGGAGGCGTCGTCGCCGCCCTGCTGTTCGGCGCCCTGCTACTGGCCGGCCTGAACAGCCTGCGCCGCCTGCTGGCCGGTGCCCCACTGGCCTGGCGTCTGGGCCTGGGCCAACTGCTACGCCACCCGTTGGCCGCTGCCGGCCAGGCGCTGGCCTTCGGCCTGATCCTGCTGGCCATGGGGTTGATCGCGTTGCTGCGCGGCGAACTGCTCGACACCTGGCAGAATCAGTTGCCCAAAGACGCACCGAACTACTTCGTGCTCAACGTGCTGCCTGCTGACAAGAACCGTTTCGCCCAGACTCTGGGCGGGCTGTCCAGCCATGCTGCACCGCTGTACCCGGTGGTGCCGGGGCGCCTGATGACCATCAACGGCGAACCGGTCGCCCAGTTCGTGACCAAGGATTCGCGGGGCGAAAACGCCACGCGCCGCGACCTCAACCTGACCTGGGCTGCCGCCCTGCCGGAGGGCAACCGCATCACTGCCGGGCAGTGGTGGTCGACACCGGATCAGCCTCCCGCCGCCGATCAGCCGCCCGGCGTCTCGGTGGAAGCCAAGCTGGCCGACAGCCTGAGCATCAAGCTGGACGACCGGCTGGGCTTCAACGTCGGCGGACTGACCCGCGAGACCGTGGTTACCAGCCTGCGCGACGTGAACTGGGATACCTTTCAGCCCAACTTCTTCATCATCTTCCAGCCCGGCACACTGGCCGACCTGCCGACCACCTACATGACCAGCTTCTACCTGCCACCGCAGCACGACCGGCAGATCGTCGAGCTGTCGCGCAACTACCCGTCGATCAGCATCCTCGGCGTAGAAGCACTGCTGGCCCAGGTGCGCAGTATTCTCGACCAGGTGACCCTGGCAGTGCAGTTCGTGCTGCTGTTCGTGCTGGCCGCCGGGGTGGCAGTGCTGTTCTCCGGCCTGCAGGCCACCCTGGACGAGCGTATTCGCCAAGGCGCGCTGCTGCGTGCGCTAGGCGCCAGCCGCTACCTGCTGGTCCGCGCCCGGCGCATCGAGTTCGGCCTGCTGGGCGCAGCCAGCGGCCTGCTGGCGGCACTGGGCTGCGAACTGGTGAGCTTCGTGCTGTATCGCTTCGCGTTCAGCCTGCAGTGGTCGCCACACCCCTGGCTGCTGGTGCTGCCTCTGATCGGCGCCGTACTGGTAGGCGGTGCAGGCATCTACGGCACGCGCCGGGCCTTGAACGCCAGCCCGCTCAACGTCTTGCGCGAAGGTTGA
- a CDS encoding thioredoxin gives METSVWNADPLTWGHGPRTFEMFLEPTCPFSVKAFGKLDEFLATAGEDRVTVKIRLQSQPWHLYSGVLVRCILAASTLPGGKDTAKKVMAAIAANRSKFEFDQHAGGPNMDTTPNQLIARLEKYSGVSLVEAFAQPQLEHAIKWHCKYARQNGIHVSPTFMVDGLVQADIGSGDSVQEWIDKARL, from the coding sequence ATGGAAACGTCCGTGTGGAATGCCGACCCTCTGACCTGGGGCCACGGCCCGCGTACCTTCGAGATGTTTCTCGAACCGACCTGTCCGTTCTCGGTGAAGGCCTTCGGCAAGCTCGATGAATTCCTGGCCACGGCTGGGGAGGACCGGGTTACCGTGAAAATTCGCCTGCAGTCGCAACCCTGGCACCTGTATTCCGGGGTACTGGTGCGCTGCATCCTGGCGGCCTCGACCTTGCCCGGTGGCAAGGACACGGCGAAAAAGGTCATGGCGGCGATTGCCGCGAACCGCTCGAAATTCGAGTTCGACCAGCACGCTGGTGGCCCGAACATGGACACCACGCCGAACCAGCTCATTGCCCGCCTGGAGAAGTACAGCGGCGTGTCGCTGGTCGAAGCCTTCGCCCAGCCGCAGCTGGAGCACGCGATCAAATGGCACTGCAAGTACGCCCGCCAGAATGGCATCCATGTCTCGCCGACTTTCATGGTCGACGGTCTGGTACAGGCGGATATCGGCAGTGGCGACTCGGTGCAGGAGTGGATCGACAAGGCCCGGCTCTGA
- a CDS encoding OBAP family protein: MNTAKRTVQVVLAGTLLGGCAGHDTPSAVQAPGADKRMSTQVLEAGAALLQGRPPVEALNAYLDGFHFYNGRPHQQMEAHHYCAILNDEVIQCTIFDGNGRDAKLMGVEYIISARLFAGLPEAEKALWHSHVHEVKSGQLLAPGIPEAAEHALMEKLVGTYGKTWHTWHTDMHKGLPLGMPQLMMGFTAEGQVDPAMVGERDRRLGIDSSERRRSRADIPAPGVDPAADAWQRGQVIQIPEPAPMPHRLAPR; the protein is encoded by the coding sequence ATGAACACAGCGAAGCGGACAGTGCAGGTGGTGCTGGCCGGCACCTTGCTCGGCGGTTGTGCCGGTCATGATACGCCTTCGGCGGTGCAGGCGCCTGGTGCTGACAAACGGATGTCGACCCAGGTACTCGAGGCGGGGGCTGCGTTGCTGCAGGGTCGTCCGCCGGTCGAGGCGTTGAACGCCTATCTCGACGGTTTTCATTTCTACAACGGACGCCCGCACCAGCAGATGGAGGCCCACCACTATTGCGCGATCCTCAACGACGAAGTGATCCAGTGCACGATCTTCGATGGTAACGGCCGTGATGCGAAGCTGATGGGCGTGGAGTACATCATCAGCGCCAGGCTGTTTGCCGGCCTGCCGGAGGCGGAGAAGGCGCTGTGGCACAGCCATGTGCACGAGGTGAAATCCGGACAGTTGCTCGCCCCAGGTATTCCCGAGGCCGCCGAACACGCGCTGATGGAGAAGCTGGTAGGCACCTATGGCAAGACCTGGCACACCTGGCACACGGACATGCACAAGGGGCTGCCACTGGGCATGCCCCAACTGATGATGGGTTTCACCGCCGAAGGCCAGGTCGACCCGGCGATGGTTGGCGAGCGTGACCGACGGCTGGGTATCGACAGCAGCGAGCGCCGACGCAGCCGTGCGGACATCCCGGCGCCCGGGGTGGACCCCGCCGCCGATGCCTGGCAGCGTGGGCAGGTGATCCAGATACCCGAGCCGGCACCCATGCCGCATCGGCTTGCCCCACGCTGA
- a CDS encoding sterol desaturase family protein, with the protein MIVNTLVFLATLVGMEGFAWFAHKYIMHGWGWGWHRSHHEPRHGWFEKNDLYAVVFAGVAIVLIALGSIGLHPLEWIGAGMTGYGLLYFIAHDGLVHQRWPFRYVPRKGYFKRLYQAHLMHHAVQGRERCVSFGFLIAPSTATLRAQLRALHDGPLQRPPADAAKAPDHAAASADPGN; encoded by the coding sequence ATGATCGTCAACACGCTGGTTTTTCTCGCGACCCTGGTGGGCATGGAAGGCTTTGCCTGGTTCGCGCACAAGTACATCATGCATGGCTGGGGCTGGGGCTGGCATCGCTCGCATCATGAGCCGCGTCACGGCTGGTTCGAAAAAAACGACCTGTATGCCGTGGTGTTTGCCGGGGTGGCCATCGTGCTGATCGCCCTGGGCAGCATCGGCCTGCACCCGCTGGAATGGATCGGTGCCGGCATGACCGGTTACGGCCTGCTGTATTTCATTGCCCACGACGGCCTGGTGCACCAGCGCTGGCCGTTTCGCTATGTACCGCGCAAGGGCTACTTCAAGCGTCTGTACCAGGCGCACCTGATGCATCACGCCGTGCAGGGCCGCGAGCGCTGCGTATCGTTCGGCTTCCTCATCGCTCCTTCGACGGCAACCCTGCGGGCCCAGCTGAGAGCACTGCATGATGGCCCGCTGCAACGCCCGCCGGCGGACGCCGCCAAAGCTCCGGATCACGCGGCGGCCAGCGCCGACCCCGGGAACTGA
- a CDS encoding phytoene desaturase — protein MTQARKAVVIGAGFGGLALAIRLQAAGVATTLLERRDKPGGRAYVYEDQGFVFDAGPTVITDPSAIEELFTLAGRRMDDYVQLLPVAPFYRLCWEDGTQFDYANDQAALDRQIHALNPRDVAGYQRFLAYSKAVFEEGYLKLGAVPFLSFRDMIQAGPQLARLQAWRSVYGKVSRFIENEKLRQAFSFHSLLVGGNPFATSSIYTLIHALERQWGVWFPKGGTGALVRGLVRLFEDLGGELALNADVARIEVSEGKVSGVRCQDGRFWAADCVASNADVMHTYADLLGHEARGRDEGRRLAGKRFSNSLFVIHFGLKRPQPQLQHHTVCFGPRYRGLIDEIFKGPGLAEDFSLYLHAPCVTDPDLAPPGCSSHYVLSPVPHLGNAPIDWEVEGPRYRERIFAYLEKHYMPGLREDLVTSRIFTPHDFRDELNAHLGSAFSLEPVLQQSAWFRPHNRDAHLSNLYLVGAGTHPGAGVPGVIGSAKATAGLMLEGIAHA, from the coding sequence ATGACCCAGGCTAGAAAAGCAGTGGTGATCGGCGCAGGCTTCGGAGGCCTGGCCCTGGCGATTCGCCTGCAGGCGGCAGGCGTGGCCACCACGCTGCTGGAGCGCCGCGACAAACCGGGCGGGCGCGCGTATGTCTATGAAGACCAGGGCTTCGTCTTCGACGCCGGACCGACGGTGATCACCGACCCCAGCGCCATCGAAGAGCTGTTCACCCTGGCTGGACGGCGCATGGACGACTACGTGCAATTGCTGCCCGTGGCGCCGTTCTACCGCTTGTGCTGGGAGGACGGTACGCAGTTCGACTACGCCAACGACCAGGCCGCCCTCGACCGGCAGATCCACGCCCTCAATCCGCGCGACGTGGCCGGTTACCAGCGCTTTCTGGCCTACTCCAAGGCGGTGTTCGAGGAAGGCTACCTGAAGCTCGGCGCGGTGCCGTTCCTGTCGTTTCGCGACATGATCCAGGCCGGCCCGCAACTGGCTCGCCTGCAGGCCTGGCGCAGTGTGTACGGCAAGGTGTCGCGCTTCATCGAAAACGAAAAGCTGCGCCAGGCCTTTTCCTTCCATTCGCTGCTGGTGGGTGGCAACCCGTTCGCGACTTCTTCCATCTATACCCTGATCCACGCCCTGGAGCGTCAGTGGGGGGTGTGGTTTCCCAAGGGTGGCACCGGTGCCCTGGTGCGTGGCCTGGTGCGCCTGTTCGAAGACCTGGGCGGGGAGCTGGCGCTGAACGCCGACGTCGCCCGCATTGAGGTCAGCGAGGGCAAGGTGTCCGGGGTGCGTTGCCAGGATGGGCGCTTTTGGGCGGCCGATTGCGTGGCCTCCAACGCTGACGTCATGCACACCTATGCCGACCTGCTGGGCCATGAGGCGCGTGGCCGCGACGAAGGGCGGCGCCTGGCGGGCAAGCGCTTCAGCAATTCGCTGTTCGTCATCCACTTCGGCCTCAAGCGGCCGCAGCCGCAGCTGCAGCACCATACGGTGTGCTTTGGCCCGCGCTATCGCGGCCTGATCGACGAGATCTTCAAGGGGCCGGGCCTGGCCGAGGACTTTTCCCTGTACTTGCACGCGCCCTGCGTCACCGACCCGGACCTCGCGCCGCCCGGCTGTTCCAGCCACTATGTGCTGTCGCCGGTGCCGCACCTGGGTAACGCGCCTATCGATTGGGAAGTGGAGGGGCCGCGCTATCGCGAGCGGATCTTCGCCTACCTGGAGAAGCACTACATGCCGGGGCTGCGCGAAGACCTGGTGACCAGCCGGATCTTCACCCCACATGATTTCCGCGACGAACTCAATGCCCATCTGGGGTCGGCGTTTTCCCTGGAGCCGGTGTTACAGCAAAGTGCCTGGTTCCGCCCGCACAATCGCGATGCGCACCTGAGCAACCTGTACCTGGTCGGGGCTGGTACGCATCCGGGCGCTGGCGTGCCAGGGGTGATCGGCTCGGCCAAGGCCACCGCCGGGCTGATGCTCGAAGGAATCGCCCATGCATGA
- the crtY gene encoding lycopene beta-cyclase CrtY, with amino-acid sequence MSYDLILAGAGLANGLIALRLKRLRPELRILCVEQQPEAGGNHTWSFHEHDLSRRQRHWIEPLIVKSWPAYDVHFPQLSRRLHSGYASITSERFASVLQRVMGDALWTGRRIEQVTPHSVILEGGERLQARAVIDGRGLQPDPHLVLGRQAFLGQVLRLQAPHGLEAPIIMDARVAQEGGYRFVYVLPFSSDTLLIEDTHYVDRPLASAERLRQHIIDYATQHGWQIAEVLREETGVLPITLAGDFDAFWGQVGDQPLSGLRAGLFHCTTGYSLPEALRLADWLAGQSVLDAEVLASGIREHARRQWQRQGFYRLLNRMLFLAGRAEDRWQVMQRFYRLPEGLIGRFYAGDTHALDKLRILFGKPPVPVGEALRALLRHSPRHFENTL; translated from the coding sequence ATGAGCTATGACCTGATTCTCGCCGGTGCCGGCTTGGCCAATGGCCTGATTGCCCTGCGTCTCAAGCGCCTGCGCCCGGAGCTGCGCATTCTCTGCGTGGAGCAACAGCCCGAGGCGGGCGGCAACCATACCTGGTCGTTCCATGAACATGACCTCAGCCGACGCCAGCGCCACTGGATCGAGCCGTTGATCGTCAAGTCCTGGCCCGCCTACGACGTACATTTCCCGCAGTTGTCGCGGCGCCTGCACAGCGGTTACGCGAGCATCACCTCGGAGCGCTTCGCCAGTGTGTTGCAGCGGGTCATGGGCGACGCCCTGTGGACCGGTCGGCGCATCGAGCAGGTCACGCCGCACAGCGTCATCCTGGAAGGCGGCGAGCGCCTGCAGGCGCGCGCGGTCATCGATGGCCGTGGCCTGCAGCCCGACCCGCACCTGGTGCTGGGGCGCCAGGCCTTTCTCGGCCAGGTCCTGCGGTTGCAGGCGCCCCATGGCCTGGAGGCGCCGATCATCATGGATGCCCGCGTCGCCCAGGAGGGCGGCTACCGCTTCGTATATGTACTGCCGTTTTCCAGCGATACGCTGCTGATCGAAGACACCCACTATGTCGACCGGCCACTGGCCTCTGCCGAGCGCCTGCGCCAGCACATCATCGACTATGCGACTCAACACGGCTGGCAGATCGCCGAAGTGCTGCGCGAGGAGACCGGTGTGCTGCCGATTACCCTGGCCGGGGATTTCGATGCCTTCTGGGGGCAGGTCGGCGACCAGCCGCTGTCTGGACTGCGCGCCGGCCTGTTCCACTGCACCACCGGCTATTCGCTGCCCGAAGCCCTGCGCCTGGCCGACTGGCTGGCCGGACAGAGCGTACTCGACGCCGAGGTGCTGGCCAGCGGCATTCGTGAGCATGCGCGGCGCCAGTGGCAACGCCAGGGTTTCTATCGCCTGCTCAACCGCATGCTGTTCCTGGCCGGGCGTGCCGAGGATCGCTGGCAGGTGATGCAACGTTTCTACCGATTGCCCGAGGGGCTGATCGGCCGCTTCTACGCCGGAGACACGCACGCGCTGGACAAGCTGCGCATACTCTTCGGTAAACCTCCCGTCCCCGTCGGCGAAGCCTTGCGCGCCTTGTTGCGCCATTCGCCGCGACATTTCGAGAACACCTTATGA